The following coding sequences lie in one Musa acuminata AAA Group cultivar baxijiao chromosome BXJ1-8, Cavendish_Baxijiao_AAA, whole genome shotgun sequence genomic window:
- the LOC103995550 gene encoding adenylate kinase isoenzyme 6 homolog, whose amino-acid sequence MAGGGRARPNILVTGTPGTGKTTTCSLLADATGVCHINVGDLVREKGLHDGWDEEFECHIINEDLVCDELEDKMEDGGNIVDYHGCDFFPERWFDCVVVLQTDNSILHDRLSSRGYMGPKLINNIECEIFQVLLEEAKASYPEDIVIALQSDTVEDISRNVTKLTEWFNNWRPRRSS is encoded by the exons ATGGCCGGCGGCGGAAGGGCGAGACCGAACATACTGGTGACAGGGACGCCGGGAACAGGGAAGACGACAACATGCTCGCTCCTTGCCGACGCCACTGGTGTCTGCCACAtcaacgtcggcgacctcgttcgGGAGAAGGGTCTCCACGACGGCTGGGACGAGGAGTTCGAGTGTCACATCATCAACGAGGACCTG GTGTGCGACGAACTCGAGGACAAGATGGAAGATGGTGGAAATATTGTGGACTATCATGGTTGTGATTTCTTCCCTGAACGTTGGTTTGATTGTGTGGTTGTTCTTCAGACTGATAATTCTATTTTGCATGATCGCTTATCTAGCAG AGGTTACATGGGCCCAAAGCTTATCAACAATATTGAGTGTGAGATCTTTCAAGTTCTACTGGAGGAGGCAAAGGCAAGCTACCCAGAAGACATCGTGATAGCTTTGCAGAGTGACACCGTGGAAGACATTAGTAGGAATGTGACCAAATTGACAGAATGGTTCAATAACTGGAGGCCACGTAGATCCTCTTAA
- the LOC103995549 gene encoding uncharacterized protein At1g76070 — protein MEKPRRSSIISFLPNRASFSHIPHHPYSPGRENPAKMRALQNKGFSGPMVSIVPMEARRKQKNRGGFETPEEPTSPKVTCMGQIKLRKMASRCKKPSPDRRERKPSFIIRKIFRRKAKAAASRGPDAGESGATRPTTRAAAAVPARAPLLGQTRRFASSRESLGDFDWRKVLEREDGGEGTYYAGDEGSDAEEDEVIIPHSAPIILGGKVAAVEPKKEVNLWKRRTLSPPLPLQLN, from the coding sequence ATGGAGAAACCAAGAAGGTCGTCCATCATCAGCTTCCTCCCCAACCGTGCCTCCTTCTCCCATATCCCACACCATCCCTATAGCCCGGGACGCGAGAATCCCGCGAAGATGAGGGCGCTTCAGAACAAGGGCTTCTCGGGGCCGATGGTGTCGATCGTACCCATGGAGGCCCGACGCAAACAGAAGAACAGGGGCGGCTTCGAGACGCCGGAGGAACCCACGTCCCCCAAGGTCACGTGCATGGGCCAGATCAAGCTCAGGAAGATGGCCTCCCGGTGTAAAAAGCCGTCGCCCGACCGACGGGAAAGGAAGCCGTCATTCATCATCCGCAAGATATTCCGGCGCAAGGCTAAGGCGGCGGCGAGCAGAGGACCCGACGCGGGGGAAAGCGGCGCCACGAGGCCAACTACGCGGGCCGCCGCGGCGGTGCCGGCTAGAGCGCCCCTGCTCGGGCAGACGAGGAGATTTGCTAGCAGCCGCGAGAGCCTGGGGGATTTCGACTGGAGGAAGGTGCTGGAGAGGGAAGACGGCGGGGAGGGCACTTACTACGCTGGCGATGAAGGCAGCGATGCTGAGGAGGACGAGGTGATCATTCCTCACTCTGCGCCGATCATCCTCGGTGGGAAGGTGGCGGCCGTGGAgccaaagaaggaggtgaaccttTGGAAGAGGAGGACTctgtctcctcctcttcctcttcaattAAACTGA
- the LOC135589251 gene encoding uncharacterized protein LOC135589251, with the protein MESVAASVAIPSSPSPLALFSPSRSVPRRPSFFPIASKNREDEADLSSKSESTSLVPFLSNRAPISPLPKDTAMGLVLSAATGRGWTTGSGMEGPPVPADTDSADQTVLTFPWSLYTRSPRRRMRVVFTCNVCGQRTTRAINPHAYTDGTVFVQCCGCNVFHKLVDNLNLFHGMKCYVSPSFRYKGDMPIDYIDADGDQDIFPIV; encoded by the exons ATGGAGTCCGTCGCGGCATCGGTAGCGATTCCCTCGTCGCCTTCTCCCCTCGCCTTATTCTCCCCCAGCAGGAGTGTCCCTCGACGCCCATCCTTCTTCCCGATCGCCTCCAAGA ATAGGGAAGATGAGGCCGATCTCAGTTCGAAATCCGAGAGCACCAGTCTCGTGCCTTTCCTCAGCAATCGGGCTCCCATCTCCCCCCTTCCCAAG GACACGGCGATGGGCTTGGTCTTAAGCGCGGCAACTGGAAGAGGGTGGACGACGGGATCGGGAATGGAAGGTCCCCCGGTCCCCGCTGACACCGATTCCGCCGATCAGACGGTTCTCACCTTTCCCTGGTCCCTCTACACCAGATCGCCCCGTCGTCGGATGCGCGTGGTCTTCACCTGCAACGTCTGCGGCCAGCGGACGACTCGTGCCATCAACCCCCACGCATACACCGATGGCACCGTCTTTGTCCAG TGTTGCGGCTGCAATGTGTTCCATAAACTGGTTGACAATCTGAATCTGTTCCATGGGATGAAATGCTACGTGAGCCCGAGTTTCCGCTACAAGGGAGACATGCCGATCGATTACATTGATGCAGATGGTGATCAGGATATCTTTCCCATCGTATGA